ATGTTCTTGCGGCCTAGGCGACGGAGGATCTGCAGTTCTTTTTCTCTGTCGATCAAATGTTCCACTTGAGGACCGTAGATACGAAGGAGGAGTTTCCTGTAGAGAATAAAAGTCAGACTAACTCCTCGAAGACAAGTGTAAAGAACTTACTGCGGAGACCGTCTAGGAACCAGGGTATAAGATCCATCTTCCGCCCTAGGAGGAGGTGGGAGGTTGGCCGGCGGTGTCACGACATAGACCGCATTGGTCAGAGCACCGCTAAGTCGAACCACGTCAATATCACCAGCACACTCCATAGGGAACTTCCGCCACCCCTTGACTCCCAGCGTATGAGCCAGACGGACAATTTCGGTCTTGAAAGTCAACCAGGCCTCTCGTTCCTTGGCGCGCTTCGAGTCAACCGTGCCATCCTGCTCGTCTTCCGCGGCACCACCACTGTACCCGAGTGTCCTGGAGTTATCCAGCGACGCATCGACATAAGGCACACCATACTCGACATCCAGGTTATCAGACTCGGAGGCGGAGGCCCTGCGCAGGCCCTTTTTACCCTGTCGCCGGCGACCAAATCGTCGCGCGGAGGAAACAGATGTGTTGCTGCCATCGTATCGAGAAGTGGTGTATTCGAGCAAGATTTTCTCCAATCCCTCAAGGGCCAACGTCTTGTTCTTGGAAGTAGCGCTCCTCGGTCGAGCATTGGTatcttcgtcatcatcgtctccATCGCTTGCCAGCGCACTATCCACCCCATTCCCGTCGCCCGATATCCGCAACTTATGACCTCGCTGCTTGGCCTTCTCATGCTGAAGCCATTCGTACACCTGACTGAACAAAGTATCCTGAGGATCATTCGCACCGTTCTGCTCCGTATCATCTAGCGCGAACTCATTGTGTACCGGTGGTCGTGCGGTGGTCCTCTTTCCCACCGACGCACGGTGCTCTCTGGGAACGTGTCCATCTGGTGGAGTCATGGTCATATTTCCATTTCCATTGTCAATTGTAATCTTGGGAGAGGAGTGAACGTTGAGGCCTGTACCCAGGATAGGCTGTATACCTTGACCTGTGTCAGAATTCATTTGGAGAAACAGTAActaggaaaaggaaaaaaaaaaaaagtgacGAAAACGTGATGGCTGCGGGGACGGTAAGAACTGTAATACGGAGAGCACGCGAGACAGTCCCCACCAAACCAGACacagaaaagacaaaaaggAGAGTCAAATCAGGAGAAGGCAACAGCAGAACAGATGACCAAAAGAACAGTGCGGCAAGATAACCCACCTGGCAGCTCAGAACCGGAGTCCCCCCCGTTGTGGTCGGTGAAAGAGGGCATGATTTGATCTCTGGGAATGACAGCGGGGATCTGGAGTTGCTAGATTGAGGGTCTTGTGATTGCGAGGGCCACACCGGTACAGGTAGAGGAACGGATTCAGAGGTCAAACAGTCAAATTGAACCACGGACGAAAGCAGCGCAACCAAACCAAATCACTAGTCCCTGTGCAAAAAAAATGACACCCAATCGCACACAAAGCGAACCTTTGGGACACAGAGGGAGACAGACCGAGGAGAGGGTCACAAAACGAGGGAAAAGATAGAAATCACAAGAAGAGAACCAAGTGGGGGTGCCTGgttcctctttttttcttttttttttgggacGCCGGAGAGAAAGCGGTCGGGAGCTTTGGGGTAAGTCAATTCAGGGTCCTTTGATAGAGAAGATATCAACTATCAAAAAGGCAAATAGCGCGATGAAAGAGCATAAGAAagaatgaaaaaaaaaaaaaaatgatgCCTCCAGatggcaaaaaaaaaaaaaaggataaGTTCAAGTCAGGTCAAGTCAGATGCTTATCAGACCCTGCTCGTGACTTATCCTTTTTGCTCGTATACGGTCAAAGGCCACCGGATGGTTTGAGCTCAAAAACCACGCACTTTAGAAAGCCGCAAGCTTTTCCCAATAAATATCAGATCAGGAACTCGCGCGTGGTGATGGTGGAAATAAAGGACAGAACATGGCCTGTTCATGTTCAGCTTTCCCGCTCCTTGTCTGTCTTGTCGCGTGTGAGATGTCCGCATTCGGCCAACGAGAGACCACAGGAGGCAAACAGATACGAAATGCCGCATCGGGACGAGATAAGACATAAAGCAACTCCAGATAAGCATGGTGGAATGATAGAGTGCAACGGAGATGGATCATCGTAACTGACTCGTCAACATCCGGTTGGTGTTGAATACTCGTACTGAGACTTGGGATATATACTCCATAAAACAGACAAATGTCGCACTGGGAGTTGATACAACGTGCTAATTCAGGTTGAAACATCGTCTTGTCTTTTCTGTTGTCGGGCTGATGGATTCATCTTCACGGCTATCCCTCATACTGATTTGTCGCGTTGGATTGGTGCACTGGCATCAACATCTTCTTCCTATACAGAGCCATGTTGCAAGGGTCTCTTCAGTTATCATCTGGATCTTGATGTCGCGTTGGGTTGATCCGAGATATTCGACGGGCATTAACAAAGTTGTCAGAAAAACAGCAAGAAGTGGAAGTCGAAGTGAGGAGAAGGTGGGGTTTATATAATCAAGCAGTCACCTTACTCCACTGAGCATCAGTGCACaggttaaaaaaaaaaaggcccATTTCTCGTTTCTTGTTAATATCAAAGCATACGAGATCCAACTCCTGGGATATTACTCCATACTATCGGATAATAATACGTGTACACACATGATGATCATCCAGAGAGAAgcgaaggaaaaaaaaaaacaaaccgATACCAACGCCATACCATCATACCGTGAAAGACAAAGAATACATAACTCATGTAGTAGCGGACGCCCACTCGACAACTTCCATGGCACACATGACCAGGACAAGAGTCGACGGGAGGATCCTGGTCGTTGTTAGTATATATCACGAAGCAAAAATTCAGAAGACTTACCAGACAACATAGCTCTGGAAGAGCAAGTTCGACATGGCACTGACATAGACATTGTTGATTTGACAGATCTGAGCCAGTTGTAACGCTGACGGCGCTCCTGTGAGTAGGAAACAGACAATGATGAAGATCGGATCGTCCAAGATACTAACAGGCACATACTTGGCCAGTAGCGCCAACAACGGTGCCATGATAATTGTGGGCAGCAACATGCGCGCAATTAACGACGCAATGATCAAATTGCGCTCCTCCTTGGGGTGGTCCAAATCTTTCAGTGCCTCTTCCGGCAGTGTGTTCCGCGCCAGGTTGGCTCCCAGCACGACCAGAATCAGAGGCACGGCCACTTGACCATTCTGGTTAATGGCACGCGTCACTGAGTTGTTCACAAATGACCCATCGTCAAAGAAGAGCTTCTGCAAGGACGGAACCGAAGCCACTACAATGGAAACCAGCATTGCCCACAGGGGAGGGTTCATGAAATCCCATGCGCCATGCACGAACTTGCGGATCCCGTTCCAGACGCCGAAAAGTCCCTTCTGTAGACCAGTCGGGAGTTTCCTGAACGCCGCCCCGGCTTGTTTTTCCCAGGCCTGCGTGATGCCCTTACCAACCCGACGAAGAGATGTTCGGAATTGCTGCAAACAACCCCTTTGCGGTGTTTCCCCGTGTGCGAGTTCGACATTGGGGAAGGAAAGAATATTACCTTCGGTATTCTGACGAGGGAGGAATGGACCTTGCGGTGGCTGCGCGATAAGTGGAGGGAAATGATCCGGATGttcttcatcacccaatctCCCTTCATCGTGATTGGAATCGTTACCGGATGTCTTCGAGTACGAGTAGGAGCCCACGGGCGTTTGGTCACCAGAATGGAATTCTTCATCATTGTGGGTTTGAATGCTCGTACGCCGGCGAGACAGATCGCTCCGGCTCCCGCTCTGGCTTCGACTTCGGCTTCGAATCAAGGGCTCATCTGGATCTGTCTGCTCGGGGTTGTCGGTGTACCGTTCTTGACCCTGTTCGATTCTTGATGCGCCTGCTTCTCTTTCCGCTTCTTCGAGATAACGCTCACGAGGAGCGAGCAGGACGTGGTAGCCCCAACTCCATCGAACGAGTTGACCCAGTTGCTGGAAGATCAGCAGGTAGAGGATTCCTCGCGCGGCCACTTCGTCATCATTATCGTTCGGTATGCGGTCCCAATGAAGGCCCTTCAAGGTCTGGGAGAGCGACATAACTAGGGAGATGGGAAGGGAGTTGGAATTGCCGAAAACCTAGGCATATGGGGTAACCGTTAGCTTAACCACCGCAATCCAACGAAATGTATCAGCTCCACCACTTACTGCCATAGCCGTCACAAAGTTGGACCGGCGCTTCTTGAATCGAAAGCATTTTGAGACTACAAAGGCGcataggtacgacacgaaaGTTTGGATGATAAAGATCAAGGGAATAATGGCCAGATCCGTCAACTTCTCCGCCGTGAGTTGCGATCCGAGTTTCGTAAAGACTAAAAAAGAGGTTTATCCGTCAGTTACTGCTCACTCTCGCTCACTGGATATAGGGCGCATACTCAGACAAGGGGTGAACAAGGTGACGTTGAGATTAGCGACCAGCTTTTGGGCATCCGCATCAAACATGCCCTGTCTGGCAGCAAAATAGCCCGGTAAACTGACGCATACTACCTCAAGGACGGCCTCAAAGACCAGCAGAACTAAGTAAAAGAAAGATGGATGTCCCGAATGGCGGCCATTGGCGATGAGTTGGCTGGAGGTGATGAGGCCTGTATCGGACTGGGATACCAGCTGGCGCGAGACCAAGGAGTTGGCGTACTGGAACGATCGGGGCGCGCTAAAAATGGCCATCAATCGCGGCGTAGTCAAAGAAGCAGTTGGTGATATTGtcttttttttaaaaaataGGGGGTTGATGAAAAAATGAAAGTGTGTCGATAATGATAAAGATGGGAGGCGGGCCTGTAGTCTAAATGGTGACGCGACGGCGGAGATTAATGAAATTTTCTGGAACAGTGAGTGATAACAGCGGAAGTCAAAACTACTATCGATACTACACTATAAAAGACCTCGGGTCCAATGAACTGAATATGAAACTCTAAAAAAGGCTAAAAAGTACGTTTCTTAGTGCCTAGTTCTCTGCGCTGTACTCAGGGTACACCTCAGCTGAAGCAATTATGATGCGAGATGGTGGCTGTGTTCCTTGGGACGGCGACAGCCAAGATCCGCTCCTGAAAGTGATGCTTTGTTGGAGTTACCGCAAGCAAAAACACGGAATAAGGATGCCCAACCAGCACAACCAGTGCAACCAGTACAACAGAGTACCAGCCTGTACAGTACATACAACTACATACAGTACTCGCCCAGTATGTTCCTTACGGTTGATATCTCTGGCCATTCGTCCGGCTTACTCCAGGATAAAGGCACCCAATAAGAGGAATTATAGCCATGGCATGATTTTACGCCATCCTTGGCCGGAGTTGAGTTTCTGCCATCCCCGGACTAACGATAACTACTCATTTGCCACCAAATGCATCCTGGTACGGGAACCATTGACTTTTAAGGATGGATGGGATATCTGATTGGGATATATGGCCAGTCCATAATCACCCAAAAGAAGCATTCTACAGATATCTTTGGGCAGTCTTGGTCTTTGCCACTGGACAGAATATGATTACTATATCCGGTTTAGCTCCCTCCAGATCATCGTGATTGCAGGTAGCTGATAAGCCAATCAGAAGCTGTATTGGAGCAAGTGATTCATCGATAAAGCCACAACGTGGTGTGGCTGAGTCCGCTCTACGGACGACAATATCAGGGTACTGAGGGTAGCTCCGGTGTACTTACCGGGCCTTATGTATAATGAGTTTATTATGGCACCTTGTCTATCCTTGCCGCAAAGTAACCTTGGATCGGCGAAGACTACGTACTCACCTTACAGTACTCTAACGCTTTATTTGCGATGATTATGATCTGTTTCAAGTAGAAGATAGGGTATCAACGGCCGATAGCAACTTCGGCCTCCTGCGTAAGTAGATAGTTTCGGTGTCAGGTACTTGTAGACCGCCAGAACGAAGTCGAGTCTCTGCAGGTAGTCGTATCACCACCGGGTCCAGGCATAAAGATTCTCTATTGAGAGACTAATGATATTGAATTGATTGATATGAACTCATCCGTGGAAATCGTCCACATCAACGACCGGATCTTCCGCCCGCCTCCGGGGTGCGATCTACACCGTTTCATTGGCTGGTCAAGTGTCCCGCTGCGAGAAAAACCAGTCTGTCGCTGACTAAGCATCCTCCGACTCGTTCTTTTTCATAGAATGCTATCACTTGCTCTGAAGTTAACAACCTTCGACAAGACTCAAGAAGGatccaacaatcccattcttCGTCTCtaatttttcttctttttttttctgtccgGCGCATTCACTCCCTCTGCTCCAACAGATCTATTGTTTGTCGTTTTGTTCTATCCTTGACCTTTGCCGGCTTGCTATATGGCCTTTGCCCCGCGCCGACTCTCTTCCTCCCGTCGAATCGTTTCTGCCTCGCTCTTAAATCTCTCAAGGCCTGAATTCGCCCTGAAACCCTCCTTAATCTTTTAATTCTCTGATAAATCTTGCATTACCGGAAGAACATTAAACTCTACTTCGACCTCACTTGGAGTTTGAGAAGGGGTATCTCCGTCAGATAATTCCTAATTCAATACCCCTAACCATTCTCTCAAAACTCGCTCGATAAGAAGACAATCAacgttccttttccttttcgcaAGCTATTTCCCGTCTTCCTACACATCTAATCACCATGCAAACCGAAGAAAAGCCGGTCAGGGATGTCCCTGTCGCCCTCCCCGACGGTGACCACTCCGATACCACCGACGATGATGTTTCGCCCGCTGCCACCCCTTCGGCCAATGCACCTCAATCCTCCCACCCTTCCATACCGTCTTTACGGCCAACAAAGGATATGACCGCCGGTATTTCCGCCTCTTCGACACATTTGGGGCAGATTAATGCCGCCCGACGAGGTCCTGCTCCGCGTCCCCCAGCATCCATGAGTGCGGCGCAGTCCGGGGGACTCAACCAGGATATTCTCGCCAAAATGAAAGCCTTCTCCCTTTCTCGACAGGGTGCCCCTCCGTCATTACCCCATGCTGCCTCCTCGCCTACCATTCCGTCTCTCAGCAGTCCCGGGGCTCCTAAGCCTAATGGTGGTGTGCAGTCACCTCCATCGGGTGGGCCCGTCGCTGGCCCACTTCCTGGTCGCCTGCCCCCGCAAGTCCGTCCCAACGCGAAGAACTGGGTTTCATCTCCGACTGTCGCGGGCTCAGCGGCTGCTAATGCACCTAAGCCGCCAGGCAGCTTAGCTGCCAAACGGATGAAACCTGGCCTCAAGCTCTCGGATGCCGCAGGACCCAATGGGCCTTCGCCAGGAAAGCCTTCCGACGGGCCTGCCCCTGGTGGAGAGTCGATATTCAGCAAATATTCCGAGTTTGTTGACACCAAGACGGGCACGCTCAATTTCAAAAACAAGGCGGTCATCCACAGTGGTGGCGTAGAATTCTCTTCCGGGCATAGCTTCAGCATCTCTTTGGATGAAGTCGATCGCTTGGACGAACTAGGCAAAGGAAACTATGGGACGGTATATAAGGTTCGACACAGCCGGCCGCACATGCGGAAACCCGGAACGGGCGTTGGGGGTATTATCAGTCGTCCGGCAGGCCCTGACGACTCCAATTCCGATGGCATTCCGGCACTGAAGCCCCAAGATAACCTTTCTGGTGTGGTTATGGCAATGAAGGAAATTCGACTGGAGCTGGACGAGAGTAAATTTGCCCAGATCATCATGGAATTGGACATTCTTCACCGTTGTGTCTCTCCCTTCATCATTGACTTCTATGGCGCGTTTTTCCAAGAAGGGGCAGTCTACATATGTGTCGAGTTCATGGACGGCGGATCAATCGATAAAATATACAAACAGGGCGTCCCGGAAAACATCCTTCGCAAGGTGACGCTCTCCACCATCATGGGGTTGAAGACCCTTAAAGACAACCACAACATCATCCATCGCGATGTTAAACCCACCAACATACTTGTTAACAGTCGTGGCCAAATCAAGATTTGTGATTTCGGTGTGAGTGGTAACTTGGTGTCGAGTATCGCCAAGACGAATATTGGGTGCCAAAGCTACATGGCCCCCGAACGaattgctggtggtggtatgcAGCAGTCAGGAACGACTAGCACCGGGACCTACAGCGTCCAGAGTGACATCTGGAGCTTAGGGTTATCGGTAATTGAATGTGCTCTTGGCCGCTATCCTTATCCTCCCGAGACTTTCAACAACATTTTCAGCCAGTTGCACGTGAGTTCCCTGTCAAGTCCCAATTGATACATAATTTCTAACCTTTTAACAGGCCATCGTCCATGGAGAAGCTCCAACTCTTCTCGAAACAGGCTATTCTGAGGATGCGCATGCGTTTGTCCGCGCATGCTTAGATAAGAACCCTAATAACCGTCCTTCGTACGCCATGCTCTTGCGCCACCCCTGGCTGTCACCACT
This Aspergillus chevalieri M1 DNA, chromosome 3, nearly complete sequence DNA region includes the following protein-coding sequences:
- a CDS encoding Auxin Efflux Carrier superfamily (BUSCO:EOG092624SJ;~COG:I;~EggNog:ENOG410PGAF;~InterPro:IPR004776;~PFAM:PF03547;~TransMembrane:10 (o47-72i84-103o115-136i148-169o189-207i418-439o459-477i498-522o534-552i573-592o);~go_component: GO:0016021 - integral component of membrane [Evidence IEA];~go_process: GO:0055085 - transmembrane transport [Evidence IEA]); translated protein: MAIFSAPRSFQYANSLVSRQLVSQSDTGLITSSQLIANGRHSGHPSFFYLVLLVFEAVLEVVCVSLPGYFAARQGMFDADAQKLVANLNVTLFTPCLIFTKLGSQLTAEKLTDLAIIPLIFIIQTFVSYLCAFVVSKCFRFKKRRSNFVTAMAVFGNSNSLPISLVMSLSQTLKGLHWDRIPNDNDDEVAARGILYLLIFQQLGQLVRWSWGYHVLLAPRERYLEEAEREAGASRIEQGQERYTDNPEQTDPDEPLIRSRSRSQSGSRSDLSRRRTSIQTHNDEEFHSGDQTPVGSYSYSKTSGNDSNHDEGRLGDEEHPDHFPPLIAQPPQGPFLPRQNTEGNILSFPNVELAHGETPQRGCLQQFRTSLRRVGKGITQAWEKQAGAAFRKLPTGLQKGLFGVWNGIRKFVHGAWDFMNPPLWAMLVSIVVASVPSLQKLFFDDGSFVNNSVTRAINQNGQVAVPLILVVLGANLARNTLPEEALKDLDHPKEERNLIIASLIARMLLPTIIMAPLLALLAKYVPVSILDDPIFIIVCFLLTGAPSALQLAQICQINNVYVSAMSNLLFQSYVVWILPSTLVLVMCAMEVVEWASATT
- the pbs2 gene encoding mitogen-activated protein kinase kinase PBS2 (COG:T;~EggNog:ENOG410PHWT;~InterPro:IPR000719,IPR011009,IPR008271;~PFAM:PF07714,PF00069;~go_function: GO:0004672 - protein kinase activity [Evidence IEA];~go_function: GO:0005524 - ATP binding [Evidence IEA];~go_process: GO:0006468 - protein phosphorylation [Evidence IEA]), whose product is MQTEEKPVRDVPVALPDGDHSDTTDDDVSPAATPSANAPQSSHPSIPSLRPTKDMTAGISASSTHLGQINAARRGPAPRPPASMSAAQSGGLNQDILAKMKAFSLSRQGAPPSLPHAASSPTIPSLSSPGAPKPNGGVQSPPSGGPVAGPLPGRLPPQVRPNAKNWVSSPTVAGSAAANAPKPPGSLAAKRMKPGLKLSDAAGPNGPSPGKPSDGPAPGGESIFSKYSEFVDTKTGTLNFKNKAVIHSGGVEFSSGHSFSISLDEVDRLDELGKGNYGTVYKVRHSRPHMRKPGTGVGGIISRPAGPDDSNSDGIPALKPQDNLSGVVMAMKEIRLELDESKFAQIIMELDILHRCVSPFIIDFYGAFFQEGAVYICVEFMDGGSIDKIYKQGVPENILRKVTLSTIMGLKTLKDNHNIIHRDVKPTNILVNSRGQIKICDFGVSGNLVSSIAKTNIGCQSYMAPERIAGGGMQQSGTTSTGTYSVQSDIWSLGLSVIECALGRYPYPPETFNNIFSQLHAIVHGEAPTLLETGYSEDAHAFVRACLDKNPNNRPSYAMLLRHPWLSPLMQPPSEDEAAKGPEDSGVETEDQEVADWVNERLAVLASGQEPSPDKPALHAAPLDAVPGSPLLEDAALQQPA